One genomic region from Asterias amurensis chromosome 7, ASM3211899v1 encodes:
- the LOC139939530 gene encoding beta-1,3-galactosyltransferase 2-like, whose product MTVSPTIRSNTPESKDHQSKGEDCHVFCGLHFAFFIANILYIIINWGMQILSTFHYLFHVEFTTNRQGSHFQCCLGLYFQCNMRIGTRQFNILITIVLSFYLVSWLIMTISTGVDDGDQEETPNQGFLLLHDQEMNPRFMFHHKARHRVHVDNSGHSELPTSSIRHQDNPNSTSINVTLYPPLYSEKIINPHGFEFTITNQEACTKAINKWNMPLFLLILVKTRPEDFFDRVQIRRTWGSIQNVSNHLTLTMFLLGETAHAAVKRSVFRESYKYNDIIQENFTDAYHNLTIKNMMGLRWASTWCPVATYVASVDSDIMLNVYNLVKRLIDKPKLLYAEGSLKTNWTPYRDPDGASNKWYTPVELYPEPTYPPFFPGGCYVMSSDVASTIFKESVHVRFLPWDDVFFGLVMKRAGITPRNGEGFQIYVSLFRKYYVRKVFEKGIAVITVHHKQKMDERLIQLYESVMRKYKHVTVLNYGNDYWYPFWGHIFLKTN is encoded by the exons ATGACTGTATCCCCTACTATCAGAAGTAACACACCAGAGAGCAAGGATCACCAATCCAAAGGTGAAGACTGCCACGTATTTTGTGGATTACATTTTGCTTTCTTTATCGCCAATATTTTGTATATCATAATAAACTGGGGTATGCAAATATTGTCGACCTTTCATTATCTATTCCACGTCGAATTCACTACAAACAGACAAGGCAGCCATTTTCAGTGCTGTTTGGGACTTTATTTTCAGTGCAATATGAGGATTGGTACGAGACAGTTCAATATACTCATCACGATTGTGTTGAGCTTTTATTTAGTAAGTTGGTTGATTATGACGATTTCTACTGGAGTAGACGACGGTGACCAGGAGGAAACACCTAACCAGGGGTTTCTTCTTCTACACGACCAGGAGATGAACCCAAGGTTCATGTTTCACCACAAAGCGCGTCATCGTGTTCATGTTGACAATAGTGGCCATTCCGAATTGCCTACGTCATCTATTCGTCACCAGGACAACCCAAATAGTACATCCATTAATGTAACACTCTATCCGCCACTGTACAGTGAGAAGATCATCAATCCACATGGATTTGAATTTACAATAACCAATCAGGAGGCTTGTACCAAGGCGATTAACAAATGGAACATGCCGCTCTTTCTACTGATTCTCGTCAAAACAAGACCGGAAGATTTCTTTGACCGGGTGCAAATACGACGAACTTGGGGCAGTATACAGAATGTTTCCAACCATCTGACATTGACAATGTTTCTCCTTGGTGAGACCGCTCATGCCGCCGTGAAAAGAAGCGTATTCCGTGAAAGTTACAAGTATAACGATATCATTCAAGAGAACTTCACAGATGCGTACCATAACCTTACCATAAAGAACATGATGGGTTTACGGTGGGCGAGTACATGGTGCCCAGTAGCTACATACGTCGCTAGTGTGGATTCAGATATCATGTTAAATGTATATAACCTTGTAAAACGTCTGATTGACAAACCTAAGCTTCTATATGCTGAAGGAAGTCTCAAGACAAACTGGACACCATACCGGGATCCGGACGGAGCGAGCAATAAATGGTATACTCCGGTTGAACTGTACCCGGAACCAACTTATCCACCTTTCTTTCCAGGTGGCTGTTACGTCATGTCCAGTGACGTAGCGAGTACGATCTTCAAGGAGTCCGTACACGTTCGCTTCTTACCATGGGACGATGTCTTCTTTGGCTTGGTCATGAAACGAGCCGGAATAACGCCTCGCAACGGCGAAGGCTTCCAAATTTACGTCTCACTTTTTCGTAAATATTACGTCAGGAAGGTGTTTGAGAAAGGCATTGCTGTAATTACGGTTCACCATAAACAGAAAATGGATGAGCGACTCATTCAACTTTATGAGAGTGTAATGCGCAAGTACAAACACGTGACAGTACTTAACTATGGCAACGACTACTGGTATCCGTTTTGGGGTCATATATTCTTG AAAACAAACTAA
- the LOC139940064 gene encoding uncharacterized protein, which produces MARRIPVGGNGCFILVAASVVLALIVRIDAVDCPNIDNKILATDPDQNTALFVFVQPENYTCAPPPGNRFPVGQTTVVCTSVDDGTTCTFQVQVNDEQPPTMTCPLSSSAYTNSGVATGTATWSYSVTDNVLVVTQSCSAISGVQFPIGVTHVTCTAADAAGNTDRCQFPVSIVDNEDPVITSCPEDITSTIELINSQLPPLTSVITWDIPAANDNSGGPVGLTSTHEQGSEFSIGVTSVIYTAADEYGNSETCEFQVKVIVHPPNNDLKIKNVPTSGVCLSVSWPESTDETLDDYSLYAYRHGEVRPDSSQRIVVPSGTSTYINHNVCRLQPGELYTIEVDGDQLSSAMHWTKPNTPGEVSLLPGTLGPSSFTFTWQRSTQNVEQYYWSYNGQSGYVSNTTDSVSIESVYPYTTGFVFVSAVVGSGQQRVQSGSATQQVTTAALRPLELLAYNYTESTIKLAWVSSSDTRGMLDPYMLFIEPRDAEENYLETVNSFVEFKGLKSNTEYQIQLISNLGLMLETSQKTRPGRVANLRPTEVLENSITLAWDRPVEGAVKSYYIWISPGEKPEPFNEGGTSRTFNKLTNNTEYFFRVVSIYNDMRSVPQDLMVTTGVSEPKNPHSVDITAIVLGVVLGLLVIILTVVLISTYLKYRKVIKDELPRVHQPRQTPYNQPDIQTSSVTQVDSDQSYEPLAVNKPAPKQAQGSHYQNTAITGTHQGPLTKKKIPPIPMLPRKSKQQPAENGVYAIPDIHG; this is translated from the exons ATGGCGAGAAGAATTCCAGTTGGAGGAAATGGATGTTTCATCCTGGTGGCGGCTTCAGTAGTTCTTGCTCTGATTGTGAGAATTGATGCAG TGGATTGTCCCAATATTGATAATAAAATTCTGGCAACGGACCCTGATCAAAATACAgccttgtttgtatttgtacaaCCAGAAAACTACACCTGTGCACCCCCTCCTGGCAACAG GTTTCCAGTGGGACAGACTACAGTGGTGTGTACATCAGTTGATGATGGGACAACATGCACCTTCCAAGTACAAGTTAATG ATGAACAGCCTCCAACCATGACATGTCCGTTGAGCAGCAGTGCATACACCAACTCTGGAGTTGCAACAGGCACAGCCACATGGAGTTATAGTGTTACTGACAACGTGCTAGTTGTAACCCAGTCGTGTAGTGCAATTAGCGGTGTACAGTTCCCTATTGGTGTTACTCATGTGACATGCACAGCTGCAGATGCTGCTGGGAACACGGATAGGTGTCAATTTCCAGTAAGCATAGTCG ACAACGAAGACCCTGTTATTACAAGCTGCCCTGAAGACATTACTTCAACCATCGAACTGATCAACTCACAACTTCCTCCACTGACGTCCGTGATTACGTGGGATATTCCGGCTGCTAATGATAACTCAGGTGGACCAGTTGGCCTGACTTCTACCCATGAACAAGGCTCAGAGTTTTCTATCGGGGTTACCAGTGTAATCTATACAGCTGCAGATGAGTATGGGAATTCAGAGACTTGTGAGTTTCAGGTGAAAGTGATCG TTCACCCACCAAATAACGATCTAAAAATCAAGAATGTTCCAACATCAGGTGTATGTTTGTCCGTCTCTTGGCCAGAATCTACGGATGAAACATTGGATGACTACTCCCTTTATGCTTATAGACAT GGTGAAGTACGACCAGACTCCAGCCAGCGAATAGTGGTTCCATCAGGTACAAGTACATACATCAACCACAATGTCTGTAGGCTCCAACCAGGTGAACTATATACCATAGAAGTAGATGGGGACCAGTTATCTTCAGCAATGCATTGGACCA AACCGAATACCCCTGGGGAAGTCAGTCTCTTACCAGGAACCCTTGGGCCGTCGTCCTTCACGTTTACTTGGCAACGAAGCACACAGAATGTGGAGCAATACTACTGGTCTTATAACGGACAAAGCGGATATGTTTCCAACACTACTGATTCTGTGTCCATAGAGAGTGTTTACCCTTATACCACTGGCTTTGTGTTTGTGTCTGCGGTAGTTGGTTCAGGCCAACAACGTGTTCAAAGTGGTAGTGCAACTCAACAGGTCACTACCG CTGCACTGAGACCGTTGGAGCTCCTTGCGTATAACTACACTGAATCCACCATCAAATTAGCTTGGGTGTCAAGCAGCGATACCAGGGGCATGTTGGATCCTTACATGTTGTTTATAGAGCCAAGGGATGCTGAAGAGAACTATCTAGAAACTGTTAACAGCTTTGTGGAGTTTAAGGGACTGAAATCTAATACAGAGTATCAGATACAACTTATTAGTAACCTGGGATTAATGCTGGAAACATCACAGAAAACCA GGCCTGGAAGGGTAGCCAACTTACGACCAACTGAGGTGCTTGAGAATTCTATAACGCTGGCCTGGGACAGaccagtagagggcgctgttaagtCGTATTACATCTGGATATCGCCTGGGGAGAAGCCTGAACCCTTTAATGAAGGAGGTACTAG TCGTACTTTCAACAAGCTGACAAACAACACCGAGTACTTCTTCAGGGTTGTGTCTATATACAATGACATGAGAAGTGTACCCCAGGACCTTATGGTGACCACAGGTGTATCCGAACCTAAGAATCCACATTCAG tcgACATCACAGCGATAGTACTTGGTGTTGTGCTTGGACTGCTTGTGATCATCTTGACTGTAGTGTTGATTTCCACATATCTTAAATATCGTAAAGTGATTAAG GATGAGTTACCACGAGTTCATCAACCTAGACAAACCCCATACAATCAGCCGGATATTCAG aCGTCGTCAGTTACCCAGGTTGACTCCGATCAATCTTATGAACCATTGGCTGTCAACAAACCAGCCCCAAAGCAAGCCCAGGGTAGCCACTACCAGAACACAGCAATAACAGGCACTCATCAAGGCCCCCTGACCAAGAAAAAGATTCCCCCAATTCCTATGCTCCCCAGGAAAAG CAAACAGCAGCCGGCAGAAAACGGGGTCTATGCCATTCCTGACATCCATGGCTAA